Proteins encoded by one window of Thioalkalivibrio sp. XN279:
- a CDS encoding DUF1566 domain-containing protein, with the protein MRTHLPGREPFRALQALAAVAMLCGSAFASASPFFDGTTGNVWVLDPETGQVVAYDFGTWVDEFAPSGSPRINLSSGEIALVNAVPGSSVAPTPGQPALSLADVGAAAIPGAFDAERPSLLIRPADGAYDGTIAVRLEVSSAVIRAGGAVLSWQVNGEAAEPIALSVADLAGAELEEGYFARIIYLVRDGDYQVNADLSVNNVSRAKAEARYTLASTHPDGFRRDTDGDGIPDLVEAELGLDPFADDWQALEADGWSRFDKWLRSRCLDENLVPVETGDGCLDEDGLPIDTDADGWADFDERLRRTNPEDPEPLLAPEGEETAESESFRQRVLRYKDFPAAGRLYEPERVVTAGQLPTLTTEPWLDVTAASAVGVLAYSLPALLTEDELQAARIDPATVATRLQRIDAEARLAEGRLPQLRLGAGDSMIVAAEQFARAPDVEARRVFKAWLPRWPDVTPFLFRELAGAGAWETAAEWRRDFIRFLAARLAVEEVVNPDAAGTAVVSILEGALGEEARVAGRQPLVLFAYRGLPINAEFVQGVEAALEDLAEAGANLDTAHAAMAADVAAGGPLQAIAAWLTPWIEAPPAGTRSDAHIAAQFQRSFDIRCYLTEEERTLLQGDGEAWDAFLARCGEPLDLARLQTLLDEDAGRVYLARLFLLPGAAAALANDTSIADVLADSDLDGLENGIELSVPLNRIGLPWLADTDGDGVLDAADPCPVDPLDFCTGSPTRPGVRLDPEFSVFEPASGAGYALVGIELEREHTEPVTIFFETFIDAGDGATPGQDFVAVQGSVTIAAGQRVALVRIEIAGDRELEEDESFSVRITGIDGGVLSGAGTVRIIINDTPPEGGCAAGCFVGGEVQGLVDGNVLRLLLNNGAGELDLAGDGLFTFPTSLVDGSAFTVSVGAQPGSPPQDCLVQNGSGVINGADFPGVLVLCFPAVNLQATGGDAQVTLGWNAADFTGATFALCRAEQEPLAGFANCLSYTGGQLFENVSQPLVQSGLVNGRRYWYLLEVRHVQGVRTYSAPASATPEAPPEPGTSRLNDSGQFLCYDESTGTMAACLEDVTGDAAAVPRQDGRFGRDAQWLGGQLDKRGGGSGGFDFTPLDATGNPIPIVGGVPETTPACIRDNVTGLTWEVKTAENRNTTMSRAGGFSYASSLSAAGLCGFTDWRLPLRRELLSIVDSARRNPAIDTRFFPNAVGAEYWSNDVYRPNSANAWYVHFAFGQAFYNTNGTSYRVRVVRGERLPTADLVDNADGTVTDLATGLIWDKCSLGQAWDAGTNTCAAISNAETRTWPDALRLVGDTNAAGHRGHSDWRLPSRVELESIVDLVAQAPGTTVAAIDNAVFPNTARISYWTSTVSSRANEPEVGATALEAVRVSFGDGGVAFSGLTNSGYPMRVVRGGDDFDVLDTPEVGGGRLNDTGRTSCFDGTAMVECTAEVSGDETTWPRQDGRFGRDARARAGILAKVGGGSAGFDFTPLDATGQEIPLVAGAPASTPVCVRDNVTGLTWEVKTPENSRTLYTRGQAFTFANAANSDSGLCGLTGWRVPKRRELLSIVDYERNRPAVDTRFFPNTVGFLGAAGYWAIEQNRAQSFPLSYATVLFAFGEPSNADGTTGQYVRLVNGTQFPETDFADNGDGTVTDLSTGLTWDKCEWGQAWDAGANECAAVTTSLQMPWREAVRIPNEANVIGHRGQSDWRLPSMKELESLMFLNRDRPVILSDTVPGSVFYNFPRLASYWTSTVSFTDGTDTSVWHGAFNYGALVRTTLDLSLDNHGVRLVRGGDDFDALE; encoded by the coding sequence ATGCGCACCCACCTGCCAGGTCGCGAACCCTTCCGTGCGCTGCAGGCGCTCGCCGCCGTGGCGATGCTCTGCGGCAGCGCGTTCGCCAGCGCCAGCCCGTTCTTCGACGGCACCACCGGCAACGTCTGGGTGTTGGATCCGGAGACCGGACAGGTCGTGGCCTACGACTTCGGCACCTGGGTGGACGAGTTCGCGCCTTCCGGCTCGCCGCGCATCAACCTTTCCAGCGGCGAGATCGCACTGGTCAACGCCGTGCCGGGCAGCTCCGTTGCGCCCACGCCGGGCCAGCCCGCGCTCAGCCTGGCCGACGTCGGTGCGGCGGCGATCCCCGGCGCCTTCGACGCCGAGCGGCCGAGCCTGCTGATCCGCCCGGCAGACGGGGCCTACGACGGCACCATCGCGGTGCGACTGGAAGTGAGCAGCGCGGTCATCCGCGCCGGCGGCGCCGTGCTCAGCTGGCAGGTCAACGGGGAAGCAGCGGAACCGATCGCGCTGTCTGTGGCCGACCTGGCCGGCGCCGAGCTCGAGGAGGGCTATTTCGCGCGCATCATTTACCTGGTCCGCGACGGCGACTACCAGGTCAATGCGGATCTCTCCGTCAACAACGTCTCGCGCGCCAAGGCTGAGGCCCGTTACACCCTCGCCTCGACCCACCCCGACGGATTCCGCCGCGACACGGACGGCGACGGCATTCCAGACCTGGTCGAGGCCGAGCTCGGCCTCGATCCTTTCGCCGACGACTGGCAGGCGCTGGAGGCTGACGGCTGGAGCCGCTTCGACAAGTGGCTGCGCTCGCGCTGCCTGGACGAGAACCTGGTGCCTGTCGAGACCGGCGACGGATGCCTGGACGAGGACGGCCTGCCGATCGACACGGACGCCGACGGCTGGGCCGACTTCGATGAACGCCTGCGCCGCACCAACCCGGAAGACCCGGAGCCCCTGCTGGCGCCGGAGGGCGAGGAGACGGCGGAGAGCGAATCGTTCCGCCAGCGTGTGCTGCGCTACAAGGACTTTCCCGCGGCGGGCCGGCTGTATGAGCCGGAGCGGGTGGTCACGGCAGGACAGCTGCCGACCCTCACGACCGAGCCGTGGCTGGACGTGACGGCGGCCTCCGCGGTCGGCGTGCTGGCCTACTCGCTGCCGGCGCTGCTCACCGAGGACGAACTCCAGGCAGCCCGCATCGACCCCGCCACGGTCGCCACGCGCCTCCAGCGCATCGACGCCGAGGCCCGCCTGGCCGAGGGCCGCCTGCCGCAGCTGCGCCTGGGGGCGGGCGACAGCATGATCGTGGCCGCCGAGCAGTTCGCCCGGGCACCGGATGTCGAGGCCAGGCGTGTCTTCAAAGCCTGGCTGCCGCGCTGGCCGGACGTCACGCCCTTCCTGTTCCGCGAGTTGGCCGGGGCCGGCGCGTGGGAGACCGCCGCCGAGTGGCGTCGCGACTTCATCCGCTTCCTCGCGGCGCGGCTAGCAGTCGAGGAGGTGGTGAATCCCGACGCGGCCGGCACAGCCGTGGTCAGTATTCTCGAGGGCGCGCTTGGCGAGGAGGCGCGCGTCGCCGGCCGGCAGCCGCTGGTGCTGTTCGCCTACCGGGGCCTGCCGATAAATGCCGAGTTCGTCCAGGGCGTCGAGGCGGCCCTGGAGGACCTGGCGGAGGCCGGCGCGAATCTTGACACGGCGCATGCGGCGATGGCCGCCGACGTGGCCGCGGGCGGCCCGCTACAGGCCATCGCGGCCTGGCTCACTCCATGGATCGAGGCGCCCCCGGCGGGCACCCGCTCAGACGCGCACATCGCGGCGCAGTTCCAGCGCAGCTTCGACATCCGCTGCTACCTCACCGAGGAAGAACGTACCCTCCTGCAGGGCGATGGCGAGGCCTGGGATGCATTCCTGGCGCGCTGCGGCGAGCCGCTCGACCTTGCCAGGCTGCAAACGCTGCTGGACGAGGATGCCGGGCGCGTGTACCTGGCACGGCTGTTCCTGCTGCCCGGCGCGGCCGCAGCGCTGGCGAACGACACTTCCATCGCCGATGTCCTGGCCGACAGCGACCTGGATGGCCTGGAGAACGGCATTGAGCTGTCCGTGCCGCTGAACCGCATCGGCCTGCCGTGGCTCGCCGACACCGATGGCGACGGCGTGCTCGACGCTGCCGATCCCTGCCCGGTGGACCCGCTCGACTTCTGCACCGGCAGCCCGACGCGGCCGGGCGTGCGCCTGGACCCGGAGTTCAGCGTGTTCGAGCCGGCCTCCGGCGCCGGCTACGCGCTGGTGGGCATCGAGCTGGAGCGCGAGCACACCGAGCCCGTGACTATTTTCTTCGAGACCTTCATCGACGCCGGCGACGGCGCCACGCCGGGGCAGGACTTCGTCGCCGTCCAAGGCAGCGTCACCATCGCCGCCGGCCAGCGCGTTGCCCTGGTGCGCATCGAGATCGCGGGCGACCGCGAGCTGGAAGAGGACGAGAGCTTCAGCGTCCGCATCACCGGCATCGACGGGGGCGTGCTCTCGGGCGCCGGCACGGTCCGCATCATCATCAACGACACGCCGCCCGAGGGCGGCTGCGCCGCCGGCTGCTTCGTCGGTGGCGAAGTGCAGGGCCTGGTGGATGGCAACGTGCTGCGCCTGCTGCTGAATAACGGCGCCGGCGAGCTCGACTTGGCCGGAGACGGGCTGTTCACCTTCCCCACGTCGCTGGTTGATGGCAGCGCCTTCACCGTCAGCGTCGGCGCCCAGCCCGGCAGCCCGCCGCAGGACTGCCTGGTGCAGAACGGCAGCGGCGTGATCAACGGCGCGGACTTCCCGGGCGTGCTGGTGCTGTGCTTCCCGGCCGTGAACCTGCAGGCGACGGGCGGTGACGCCCAGGTGACCCTGGGCTGGAACGCGGCCGACTTCACTGGCGCCACCTTCGCCCTGTGCCGCGCGGAACAGGAGCCGCTGGCCGGCTTCGCCAACTGCCTTTCCTACACCGGTGGCCAGCTGTTCGAGAACGTCTCCCAGCCGCTGGTGCAGTCGGGCCTGGTGAACGGGCGCCGCTACTGGTACCTGCTCGAGGTGCGGCATGTCCAGGGCGTGCGTACCTACTCGGCGCCGGCCTCGGCCACGCCGGAGGCGCCGCCGGAGCCGGGGACGAGCCGGCTGAACGACTCGGGCCAGTTCCTGTGCTACGACGAGTCGACCGGGACCATGGCCGCCTGCCTGGAGGACGTCACCGGTGACGCGGCCGCCGTGCCGCGCCAGGACGGCCGCTTCGGCCGCGACGCGCAGTGGCTCGGCGGGCAGCTCGACAAGCGGGGTGGCGGCTCGGGCGGCTTCGACTTCACGCCGCTGGACGCGACCGGCAACCCGATCCCCATCGTGGGCGGCGTGCCCGAGACCACCCCGGCGTGCATCCGCGACAACGTCACCGGCCTGACCTGGGAAGTGAAGACGGCGGAGAATCGCAACACGACCATGAGCCGGGCAGGGGGGTTCAGCTACGCCAGCTCATTAAGTGCGGCGGGGTTGTGCGGCTTCACCGACTGGCGGCTGCCGCTGCGCCGCGAGCTGCTCTCGATCGTAGATTCCGCCCGGCGCAACCCGGCCATCGACACCCGCTTCTTCCCCAACGCGGTGGGCGCCGAGTACTGGAGCAACGATGTTTACCGGCCCAACAGCGCCAACGCATGGTATGTGCACTTTGCCTTCGGCCAGGCCTTCTACAACACCAACGGGACCAGCTACCGGGTGCGCGTGGTGCGCGGCGAACGGCTGCCGACGGCCGACCTCGTGGACAATGCCGACGGTACCGTGACCGACCTGGCTACCGGTCTCATCTGGGACAAGTGTTCCCTGGGCCAGGCCTGGGATGCGGGCACGAACACCTGTGCCGCGATTAGCAACGCCGAGACCAGGACCTGGCCCGACGCCCTGCGGCTGGTCGGCGACACCAACGCGGCAGGCCACCGGGGTCATAGCGACTGGCGCCTGCCCAGCCGCGTGGAACTGGAATCCATCGTCGACCTGGTCGCGCAGGCGCCCGGCACGACGGTCGCGGCGATCGACAACGCCGTGTTCCCGAATACCGCGCGTATCAGCTACTGGACTTCCACGGTGAGCTCGCGCGCCAACGAGCCCGAGGTCGGTGCGACGGCGCTGGAGGCCGTGCGCGTCAGCTTCGGCGACGGTGGAGTGGCTTTCTCCGGCCTGACGAACAGCGGGTATCCCATGCGGGTGGTGCGCGGCGGCGACGACTTCGACGTGCTGGACACGCCCGAGGTGGGAGGCGGCCGGCTCAACGACACTGGCAGGACCTCCTGCTTCGACGGCACCGCGATGGTCGAGTGCACGGCCGAGGTCAGCGGCGACGAGACGACTTGGCCGCGGCAGGACGGCCGCTTCGGCCGCGATGCACGCGCCCGCGCCGGGATACTGGCCAAGGTCGGGGGCGGCTCGGCCGGCTTCGACTTCACGCCGCTCGACGCCACCGGCCAGGAGATCCCGCTGGTGGCCGGTGCGCCCGCCAGCACGCCCGTGTGTGTGCGGGACAACGTCACGGGCCTGACCTGGGAGGTGAAGACGCCGGAGAACTCGAGGACCCTGTACACTCGCGGCCAGGCTTTCACGTTTGCCAATGCGGCCAACAGTGACAGCGGGTTGTGCGGCCTCACGGGTTGGCGAGTTCCGAAGCGTCGCGAGTTGCTCTCGATCGTCGACTATGAGCGCAACCGGCCGGCGGTGGACACGCGGTTCTTCCCGAACACCGTAGGCTTCCTTGGCGCTGCCGGGTACTGGGCAATCGAACAGAACCGTGCGCAATCGTTCCCGTTGAGCTACGCGACAGTCTTGTTCGCATTCGGCGAACCTAGCAACGCCGACGGCACGACCGGCCAGTACGTCCGGCTCGTCAACGGTACCCAGTTCCCAGAAACAGACTTCGCCGACAATGGCGACGGCACCGTCACCGACCTCAGCACGGGCCTCACGTGGGACAAGTGCGAATGGGGCCAGGCCTGGGATGCCGGCGCGAACGAGTGCGCTGCCGTGACCACGAGCCTCCAGATGCCCTGGCGGGAGGCCGTGCGCATCCCGAACGAGGCGAATGTGATCGGACATCGCGGTCAATCGGACTGGCGCCTGCCCAGCATGAAGGAGCTCGAGTCCCTGATGTTCCTCAACCGGGACCGGCCGGTGATCCTCAGTGACACCGTGCCCGGCAGCGTGTTCTACAACTTCCCGAGGCTCGCGTCCTACTGGACCTCGACGGTCTCGTTCACCGATGGCACGGATACCAGCGTTTGGCACGGTGCGTTCAACTATGGCGCGCTCGTCCGCACGACGCTGGACCTGTCCCTGGACAACCACGGCGTCCGCCTGGTCCGCGGCGGCGACGACTTCGACGCGCTGGAGTGA